TCGTCATCCTGATGCCGTTCGCGACCCTGCGTTGGCTGCGCAAGCGGCCCACCGGTATTCAACAGTATCGCACTGGACTGCTCATCGGGGCTGCGGTTGCGCTATACCTCGAGAGTCTGCTCCTTACCGACGTTGCACGCGCACTGATCCTCTTCTACGCGATGCCGGCATGGGGGACGCTGTTGGAAGTGGCCCTGATGGGGCGTCCATTCACCCGATGGCGCGGCATCGCCCTGCTCCTTAGCTTGTCGGGGATGCTCATCCTTCTCGGCGTGGGCGGACCTCACTCGTTGTCCATGAACCTCGGAGACCTGATGGCCTTGCTCTCAGGCATCCTGTTTGCATTTGGCGCCATGCGAGTCCGCCAGGCACCTGAGACATCGGTCTTTGAGCAGATCTTCGCATTCTTCCTGTATGGCTCCGTCGCAGCTCTGGTTCTTTCCTTGCTCCCGCTTGCCGCTCTCGGTCAGCCTCCATCCCTGGAACAGTTGATCACACTCGCACCGTGGCTCTTATTGATCGCAGTCACATTCTTGATCCCAGTGATGTGGGGAGTCTACTGGGGTTCCCGCCACGTCGACCCTGGCAGGCTGGGCATCTTGCTCCAGATTGAGGCCGTCGTGGGAATTGGCAGCGCAGCTCTGCTCGCAGGAGAACCATTTGGTGCGCGCGAGGCCATTGGTGCGATCCTGGTCGTCAGCGCAAGTCTGGTAGAGGTCATCGGGAATGCGAAAGGCACATCTGCGGACGCCGAATCGCCATCTGTGCGCCCCCTCAAAGGCGAAGTGTGAGCAGTCGGGCTGATGGGTAACAGAAAGTCCAAGTTGATTGGTAACACTCACAACGGCTTGTTTTGGGGATAACCCCCCATGTAGCTGCAGGGTTTCCTCGTCGAAGCGACCGAGGAGCAGCGGCCCGAAGTAGACAGCCCACACGCCGTCTTCAACCTCTTCGGGGCCGACGTACTCTTCTTCCAGGACGTGGCTCACGTTCACCCAGGCACTGCCCCAGCGGATGCCGCCATTGCGGCTCACCAGGCGTCGCTCGAAGTGAGCCGGGTATTCAAGTTCGGGGATCCGCTCGGGGTAAGGGCGAAAGGACGGCCGATACACGGACGCCGGCGTCTCCTGGCCGAGAGACTCGTGGGGCCGATCGTGGTTGAACTCCCGCACGAAGTGGTTGAACTTGCGCTGCTGGGCACTCAGGCTTGAGGCTGGGGGTTTGACGGTGTCGTGCTTGAGGGTCTTGTGGAAGCGCTCATGGCGCGCATTCTGCTGGGGATGGCCGGGGAGGATGAGCTCTGGGCGGATGCCGATCTTGATCCACCACACGTGGAGTCGGGATAGCCGGTGGATGGCCTGGGAGGCGAAGGGTGCGCCGTTGTCTGTGCGGATCACGTCTGGTAGTCCGAACTCCCGGAAAGCCCGCTCAAACAGAGGCTGGACGAGCTCATGCTTGGTCGAGGGCAGGCCAATGCAGGCCAGGCAGTACCTCGAGAACCCATCCATCAGGGTGAGCGGGTAGCACCATTTGCCGTCGAGGGTCTTGAATTGGCCTTTGAAGTCAGCCGTCCAGACCGAATTGGGGTGCGACATCGGCGTCTGTCCAAGGCCGGGATGGCCCGGATGCGGCCGCCTGCGCCTTGGCTTCACCAGGCCGTGCCGTTTGAAGAGTTCCGCCGTGGTGGATCGAGCGGGGAGGGGCAGGGATGGTCGCTGCCCGTGAAGGATCCGCAGTATCTTGGCTGGCCCCCAGCTCAAATGCTTGCGGCGGATCGTCAGGAGAACCGCCGCCACATCGGGGCGCAGCCTGTGGGGACACGAGTGGGTTGCATGCGAACGGTCCTCGAGCCCTTCCCGGCCCTCGGCCCTCCAGCGCTCCACCCACTTGTAGCCGGTCTTGCAGGAGATGTCGAAGAAGGCGCACAGTTCGGTGAAGTTGAAAACCCCGGCCCGAAACGTCTCAATGAAGCGGATCTTCTCGTCCATGGGTAAGACAGCTCTCCAGGGCATGGCCACCTCCTCGGTGGCATGCCCCTTGCAAGAGTGTTACCCATCCACCTGGACTAAACTGTTACCTATCAGCCCGGACTGTACCGGGGCGCCGCCTAACAACTCGCTGAAGCTGACCCGGCGGGCTGGGGCTTAGGGTGGGGCGCCTGGCCCGGCGGCTTGCGCGACAATCATGGGCGTCTGCCCGCGTCCGCCGGGCAGCTTAGCTCGAGGCCGTGAGGCGGCCAGGGCCGTTCTACCGGAGATCCGAGTGCCCAATTGGCATCTTATCTTCAATAGCGCCTTCATCTGTGGCGTGGCATTGTCCCTCGTCCTCACGACGATCATGATCATAAGCGGGGTCGTCGCCCCCGACATGTGGGTCGGCGACTACCCTCCCGACATCAGGCAGAGATACGGCCCTATGTCCCCTCGGGCTGCCCTCCTGCGCCCCTACATAGCTGTTGCGTTCTTCACAGCTGTCCTCGTCATTCCCATACTCGGCCTTTTCGCCTTACGGGCTGAGATCGAATACGTGCCATTCATACCAGCGTTGGCGTTCTCTGCAGTCGCCCTGCTTGTCTTCAACGCATTCGATCTGATCTTCCTCGACTGGCTTCTCTTCTGCACGATCCAGCCACGGCCGATGGTTCTTCCAGGCACCGAGGGGATGCCAGGCTACCGCGACTACCGCTTCCACTTCATAGGGTTCCTAAAGGGCTTGGGAGTCTGTGCGGTCGGCGCCCTGTTCATGGCCATTCTCTGGATGGTCGCACAGAGGCTCACTATGTAGGCAAGCACCTGAACCCTTGGCCGCCTTCCAAGTTTCTTCCCCGGAATGACGCTCATATGTAAGGCACTTGCCTGAGAACCCTGCCCGAGAGCATGTCCGGCCGTGGGAAGATGCTGCCCGAGGACCGGCGGTCGAAGACCAGGTACGCCGCCCAGCAACTCGCTGCCTGCCAAGGCCGCACATCGTCCCGATGTCCTTCGGGAGGCCGGGGAAGCCGGCTCGGCTTGCGCGCGAGAATGCGACGGTTCCGTGGCGGCCGTCTTCCCATGGAATGAAGGAGAAAAGCCCGAGGCGCCGAGCGGCTTGGCTCGAGGCCGTTGGGCGGAGCGATTCAAGAGAAATGCACCATCGAGAGCATTGCTTCCATCAAAGACCCATGATCGATGCACTCCGCCCATCGATGGGAGGCGCCCGAGGTTTGTTGCTCATCCTTGTCGGCAGCCTGGTCATCGCGGTCGCTACTCAAAATCAGGTCCCGCGACCCATCTCTCCGATACCGATGACACCAGAAGCGTTGGCTGTCCCGCTCTTGGGGGCGGTCCTTGGAAGCGGGCGGGCCCCCTCGGCCGTGGTATCCTTTCTCCTGCTTGGTGGCGTGGGAATCCCGGGATTCTCGCCGCCGAAGCCATTGGGATGGGTCGGTCTATCGGTCCAACAGCGAGCTATCTTGGTGCCTTCGTTGTCGTAGCGTTCTTGGTTGCTGTGCTCAGCGAATAGGGGTGGGCGCGAAGGCCTTGGTCCATCGCAGCGAGCATGGTCGTGGGCCATGACGCCATCTACATGGTCGGAGTCCATTGGCTCGGGCGCTGCGTTGGCGGGGAGGCGGTGCGGAGAGCAAGTGTCTCTCCCTTCGTGGTTGGGATATCCTCAAGGTCACGCGGGCCACGGGCATAGTGTCCACAGACTGGAAACTCCTGCGGAACGACGGACGCGCGACGAGCTCGACAAGGCAGTGGGTACGAGCGGAGCGGTGGATAGCTGGAAGGGGGGTGCTCGTGGCCCGGCATGGAGTGCGAATGCGCATGGTCCGTTCATTGCCCCGCTGAGGAGCTCAGCTTGAATCCCTACGCAGTCAGGCGCGGTTTGCGGGTTCGTCGTGCCGGGGTGCTCCGACGGCGAAGACGGGCGTGCGCCGCTGGAGCAGGATCCCAAGAGTGATGGCCCCTATGCGATTGGGCAACATCCTGCAGGCCTCTCGTCGTCCGGGGACAATCTCGAGTCTTCTGGCTCTCCTTGTCCTGTCGGTCTTCCTGCAGATCCGGTGGGGGCCTCCGAACCACAAGATGCAACTAGATGGAACGGTATTTGCCTACGCGGGGAAGCAGATTCTCGATGGAGATATCCCCTACAAGGACTTCTGGGATCACAAGCCTCCTGGGGTGTACTACCTCAATTCGCTGGCCTTTCTGATTGGGCCGGCAGATGCCTGGACGATCTGGTTCCTCACGGTGTCGTGGACGATCTTCATCGCGATAGCCTTCTATGCCCTGCTTTCCAAGATCCTGACCAAAGGGTCGGCTGTTCTCCTGACAGGCGTCCTATTGGCGACGTTGCTGCAGCCGAAGTTCTATGAAGGCTCAAACATGACGGAGTTCTACGGCGTTCTGCCGTCCGTCGCCTCCTTGCTTCTTGCATTCCTCTTCCTGGAACGGGGAGACAACCGCTTTGCAGTCGGGTTGGGGGCCGCATTCGCTGCGGGCGCTCTGCTGAAGCAGACGAATGTCGGGACCTCGTTAGCATGCATTGCAGTGATTCTCCTCTATCAGAGCCGAGTGCGTGGAATCCGAGAAGGCCTCAGGTCCCTCGGAGCCGTCTGCATTCCCGTAGTCATCAGTCTTCTTGTCGTCGGAACCTATTGGTATTCCCAGGGTGCGCTTGCGCAACTCTGGCAATCCACCGTGGAATACAACCTGCTCTACGTCGAAGGAAACTGGGGGGTAGGGAGCCTGTACGGTGCCTTGAGGGAGGTTGCGACTGACCCTTCGCTGTCCCCGCTTCTTGTCATCGCTCTCGCGGCAGCTCTCGGATTCGCAGCGGCACGCCGACATGCTTTGGGTTTGTGGTTGGCGGGGGATCGCGGACCGGATGCTGCGATCCCACTCGACTTCCTGTTCCTGGCTGTATTCCTGTCTCTCTTCTCGGAGATAGCTCTTGTCGCGCTCGCCGCCGGGAAGTACGGTCACTACTTCTTGACCCTTCCGCCGGTGCTGTGCGCGGCGTCCAGCTACTGGCTGGTCCGCAAGGGGGTCGCCCTCTCCCCGGGTGAGCGTTGGGATGGGGGGACTGCGAGGGCAACTCCGTTTGTGTTTGGGGGTCTGGCAGTCTGGTTGGTTGCCACGGTCGGGCTCGTACGGCCGTCGATGGACCAGATCGGGACTCTCCTCCGCAACGTGCCGACTCGCACCCCGGCGATATCGGCCATTGACGACTACGTCATGGACACCACCGAACCGGACGAGAGTGTGCTTGTGTGGGGATTGGGAGCGGAGCTCAATTTCGAAACCGGCCGCCGTTCTCCAACGCCCTATGTATATTACCTGCCGCTCTTCATGGGGGGGTTTCACAACGGCGAGCTCTGGGACCGTTTCTTGGCAGATCTCCGTGACGATCCACCTGCATTGATCATCGCCCCGCGTGAAAGCGGCTCTGCACCACGATTCTATGCTTCTGAGCAGGAGCTGCATGAAGCC
The DNA window shown above is from Anaerolineales bacterium and carries:
- a CDS encoding glycosyltransferase family 39 protein; translation: MAPMRLGNILQASRRPGTISSLLALLVLSVFLQIRWGPPNHKMQLDGTVFAYAGKQILDGDIPYKDFWDHKPPGVYYLNSLAFLIGPADAWTIWFLTVSWTIFIAIAFYALLSKILTKGSAVLLTGVLLATLLQPKFYEGSNMTEFYGVLPSVASLLLAFLFLERGDNRFAVGLGAAFAAGALLKQTNVGTSLACIAVILLYQSRVRGIREGLRSLGAVCIPVVISLLVVGTYWYSQGALAQLWQSTVEYNLLYVEGNWGVGSLYGALREVATDPSLSPLLVIALAAALGFAAARRHALGLWLAGDRGPDAAIPLDFLFLAVFLSLFSEIALVALAAGKYGHYFLTLPPVLCAASSYWLVRKGVALSPGERWDGGTARATPFVFGGLAVWLVATVGLVRPSMDQIGTLLRNVPTRTPAISAIDDYVMDTTEPDESVLVWGLGAELNFETGRRSPTPYVYYLPLFMGGFHNGELWDRFLADLRDDPPALIIAPRESGSAPRFYASEQELHEACGCQGEILSGFTEFSRFVNTRYHREPALEDQFVIFRLDDSQGWNLATEGYGAAAQRGGLPGVPLWTRQGSTLAASGTLRMPLPRLVDNPSGIPGGSE
- a CDS encoding integrase core domain-containing protein, coding for MPWRAVLPMDEKIRFIETFRAGVFNFTELCAFFDISCKTGYKWVERWRAEGREGLEDRSHATHSCPHRLRPDVAAVLLTIRRKHLSWGPAKILRILHGQRPSLPLPARSTTAELFKRHGLVKPRRRRPHPGHPGLGQTPMSHPNSVWTADFKGQFKTLDGKWCYPLTLMDGFSRYCLACIGLPSTKHELVQPLFERAFREFGLPDVIRTDNGAPFASQAIHRLSRLHVWWIKIGIRPELILPGHPQQNARHERFHKTLKHDTVKPPASSLSAQQRKFNHFVREFNHDRPHESLGQETPASVYRPSFRPYPERIPELEYPAHFERRLVSRNGGIRWGSAWVNVSHVLEEEYVGPEEVEDGVWAVYFGPLLLGRFDEETLQLHGGLSPKQAVVSVTNQLGLSVTHQPDCSHFAFEGAHRWRFGVRRCAFRIPDDLYQTCADDQDRTNGLARTKWFSCEQSCAANSHDGLNLEQDAQPARVDVAGTPVDSPHHWDQECDCDQ